One genomic region from Spirulina subsalsa PCC 9445 encodes:
- the rsmA gene encoding 16S rRNA (adenine(1518)-N(6)/adenine(1519)-N(6))-dimethyltransferase RsmA, whose product MRARKRFAQHWLKSEQVLGEIVTAAELKKSDRLLEIGPGQGALTDRLLPWVEALVAVEIDRDLVRRLVHRFGKMENFLLLEGDILTLDLKGMLGDFPRFQNPNKVVANIPYNITGPILQYLLGTIDQPRAIPYESIVLLVQQEICDRLCAEPHQKNFGALSVRVQYLAQCEPICQVPPKAFSPPPKVNSAVVRLRPFVREHRAQSPQKLATLLKVGFASKRKMLRNNLKGLFPEEQINQCFAQLNLNPQSRAENLGVDDWIALSNKIGEL is encoded by the coding sequence ATGAGAGCGCGAAAACGTTTTGCACAACATTGGCTGAAGTCGGAGCAGGTATTGGGGGAGATTGTGACGGCGGCGGAGTTAAAAAAGAGCGATCGCCTTTTGGAAATTGGCCCAGGACAGGGCGCCCTAACGGACCGTTTGTTACCTTGGGTAGAGGCTTTGGTGGCGGTGGAAATTGACCGGGATTTGGTGCGCCGTTTGGTGCATCGTTTCGGGAAAATGGAGAATTTTCTGTTGTTGGAAGGGGATATTTTAACTTTAGACCTCAAGGGAATGCTGGGGGATTTCCCCCGCTTCCAGAACCCCAATAAAGTGGTAGCCAATATTCCCTACAACATCACCGGGCCGATTTTACAATATTTGTTAGGCACCATTGACCAACCGCGAGCGATACCCTACGAGTCGATTGTGTTGTTGGTGCAACAGGAAATTTGCGATCGCCTTTGTGCCGAACCTCACCAGAAAAACTTTGGCGCGCTGTCAGTGCGGGTGCAGTATCTCGCCCAATGTGAGCCGATTTGTCAAGTCCCCCCTAAAGCCTTTTCGCCTCCCCCCAAGGTGAATTCCGCCGTGGTGCGGCTTCGTCCTTTTGTGCGAGAACATCGGGCGCAATCTCCCCAAAAATTGGCTACCCTCCTCAAAGTGGGGTTTGCCAGTAAACGGAAAATGCTGCGCAATAACTTAAAGGGCTTATTTCCCGAGGAGCAGATCAATCAATGTTTTGCACAATTGAATCTGAATCCCCAATCCCGGGCGGAAAATCTTGGAGTTGACGACTGGATCGCCCTCAGTAATAAAATTGGGGAATTATAA
- a CDS encoding response regulator produces MATQKILVIDDSRVIRRMVKDMLPAGNVEVIEAKDGVEGLDLIHKEHPNLIMLDFLLPKKSGWDVYQELQKDPQLCYIPLMLMSGRKEEVTEKLPEPFQFFAFVEKPFEKKQLVGAIKEAMQKAAQKKKAVPAPTGAPSAATPAAAATPAAGGGASSAEIQALKKQIAQMQGEINLLKKQLGQVVTLIKQKLK; encoded by the coding sequence GTGGCCACTCAAAAGATATTAGTCATTGACGACAGCCGGGTTATTCGACGAATGGTTAAAGATATGTTGCCTGCGGGTAATGTAGAAGTCATTGAAGCGAAAGACGGTGTAGAAGGACTAGATTTAATTCACAAGGAGCATCCCAACCTGATTATGTTGGATTTTTTGCTCCCCAAAAAGAGTGGCTGGGATGTTTATCAAGAACTACAGAAAGACCCTCAATTGTGTTATATCCCCTTGATGTTGATGTCAGGGCGCAAAGAAGAGGTGACAGAAAAACTCCCAGAACCCTTTCAATTCTTCGCCTTTGTCGAAAAGCCCTTTGAGAAAAAACAACTCGTCGGGGCGATTAAAGAGGCGATGCAAAAAGCCGCCCAGAAGAAAAAAGCAGTCCCCGCTCCCACAGGTGCTCCCTCAGCAGCCACTCCGGCGGCGGCAGCTACTCCTGCGGCTGGCGGCGGGGCATCAAGTGCCGAAATTCAAGCCCTCAAGAAACAAATCGCACAGATGCAAGGTGAAATCAATTTGTTGAAGAAACAGTTAGGACAAGTTGTTACCCTCATCAAGCAAAAGTTGAAATAA
- a CDS encoding Uma2 family endonuclease, whose translation MQLLTKKFTIEQYQKMGEMGIFAPEERVELIKGEIIAMSAIGLQHAVVTNRLTNFFPRQLGDRMIMTVQNPIRLNNSSEPQPDLALLKPRTDFYAQKFPTPDDVLLLIEVADSSLTYDQEIKMPLYAENGIPEFWLVNLNLQVLTVYREPDGKTYQQQQNMGDNQRIAPLAFPDLIIDFSTIFG comes from the coding sequence ATGCAATTACTCACTAAAAAATTCACGATTGAACAATATCAAAAAATGGGTGAAATGGGTATTTTTGCCCCAGAGGAACGGGTTGAGTTAATCAAGGGAGAAATTATTGCGATGTCGGCCATTGGTTTACAACACGCGGTAGTTACCAATCGCTTAACTAATTTCTTCCCTCGTCAATTGGGGGATAGAATGATTATGACGGTTCAGAATCCCATCCGACTCAATAATTCCTCTGAACCTCAACCCGATCTTGCCCTACTTAAACCCCGTACAGATTTTTATGCTCAAAAGTTCCCGACACCCGATGATGTTTTACTGTTAATTGAAGTGGCGGATTCTAGTCTTACCTATGATCAGGAAATTAAAATGCCACTCTATGCAGAAAATGGGATTCCTGAGTTCTGGCTGGTTAATCTTAATCTTCAGGTTTTAACGGTGTATCGAGAACCGGATGGAAAAACCTATCAACAACAGCAAAATATGGGGGACAATCAAAGAATTGCCCCTCTTGCTTTTCCGGATTTAATCATTGATTTTAGTACCATTTTTGGTTAA
- the purU gene encoding formyltetrahydrofolate deformylase produces the protein MNNSTATLLVSCPDQKGLVAKIADFIYSYGGNIIHADQHTDFQQGLFLTRLEWQLEGFNLPREVIDPAFGAIAKPLNATWQLHFSDTLPRLAIWVTKQDHCLLDLLWRWQAKELTVDIPLIISNHAILKPLAEQFGIDFYHIPITKDTKLEQEAQQLELLEKYQINLVVLAKYMQILSPDFVKQFSKIINIHHSFLPAFPGANPYQRAYERGVKIIGATAHYVTADLDEGPIIEQDVVRISHRDTVQDLIRKGKDLERLVLARAVRFHLQNRVLVYGTRTVVFA, from the coding sequence ATGAACAATTCCACCGCGACCTTATTGGTTTCCTGTCCTGATCAAAAGGGCTTAGTTGCCAAAATTGCTGATTTTATTTACTCCTATGGGGGCAATATTATTCATGCCGATCAACATACTGATTTCCAACAGGGATTATTCTTAACCCGCCTAGAATGGCAGTTAGAGGGCTTTAACTTACCCCGCGAGGTGATTGATCCAGCTTTTGGTGCGATCGCCAAACCCCTTAACGCCACCTGGCAACTCCACTTTTCCGACACCCTCCCCCGTCTCGCCATTTGGGTGACAAAACAAGATCATTGTTTACTCGATTTACTCTGGCGTTGGCAAGCCAAAGAACTCACCGTAGACATCCCCCTAATCATCAGCAATCATGCCATCTTAAAACCCCTTGCCGAGCAATTTGGCATAGACTTTTATCATATTCCCATCACCAAAGACACCAAATTAGAACAAGAGGCTCAACAATTAGAGCTTTTAGAAAAATATCAAATCAATTTAGTTGTTTTAGCCAAATATATGCAAATTTTAAGCCCAGATTTTGTTAAACAATTTTCAAAAATTATTAACATTCATCACTCTTTTCTCCCCGCTTTCCCCGGTGCCAATCCCTATCAACGCGCCTACGAACGAGGCGTTAAAATCATCGGCGCAACGGCTCACTATGTCACCGCAGATTTAGACGAAGGCCCGATTATTGAACAAGATGTGGTGAGAATTAGTCACCGCGACACCGTACAAGATTTAATCCGTAAAGGGAAAGATTTAGAACGGTTAGTATTAGCCAGAGCCGTGCGGTTTCATCTACAAAATCGGGTGTTAGTCTACGGAACTCGTACCGTTGTTTTTGCTTAA
- the ruvA gene encoding Holliday junction branch migration protein RuvA → MLAYLKGKAIAIVKSLNGRVLLWLEVQGVGYEIQIPSRWGRHITLETEDQMQVFTHQQVREDALILYGFESAAERDLFRHLISVSGIGSQLAIALIDTLGIADLVQAIVAGNIQTLSKTPGVGKKTAERISLELRTKLAQWREQSGVVLSGKSPLPSPEIQADVEMTLLALGYDNDEIEQAFSVLSGDAQLMKNPAPEEWIRSAIAWLSQ, encoded by the coding sequence ATGCTGGCTTATTTGAAGGGGAAGGCGATCGCTATTGTCAAGAGTCTCAACGGTCGAGTCCTTTTGTGGCTAGAGGTGCAGGGGGTGGGCTATGAGATCCAAATTCCCTCCCGGTGGGGGCGACATATTACCCTAGAGACGGAGGATCAGATGCAGGTGTTTACTCATCAACAAGTCCGGGAGGATGCCCTGATTTTATACGGCTTTGAGTCGGCCGCGGAACGGGATTTATTCCGCCATTTAATCAGTGTGAGTGGGATTGGCTCCCAGTTGGCGATCGCACTCATCGACACCCTCGGCATTGCGGATCTGGTTCAAGCCATTGTAGCGGGGAACATCCAAACCCTCTCGAAAACCCCCGGAGTGGGCAAAAAAACGGCGGAACGGATTTCCCTAGAATTACGCACTAAATTAGCCCAATGGCGGGAACAATCGGGGGTGGTTTTAAGTGGCAAGTCCCCCTTACCTTCCCCAGAAATCCAAGCCGATGTCGAGATGACTTTATTGGCCTTGGGCTATGATAACGACGAAATTGAACAGGCGTTTTCAGTTTTAAGTGGGGATGCCCAGTTAATGAAAAATCCCGCCCCAGAGGAATGGATTCGGAGCGCCATTGCTTGGTTGAGTCAGTAG
- the pyrE gene encoding orotate phosphoribosyltransferase: protein MIELRQQLLDLLVQYAYQEGDFVLSSGQRSTYYINGKQVTLRAEGALLVGRLLWECLPQGTQGVAGLTLGADPIVTAVSVVSALENQPIPALIVRKEAKGHGTKAYIEGPSLEAGASVVVLEDVVTTGKSAMLAVERLRDAGYRVNQVMALVDREQGGREFYESVGLTFEVLFRIEDLQRRTQELRG from the coding sequence ATGATTGAATTGCGTCAACAATTATTAGATTTACTGGTTCAATATGCTTATCAAGAGGGAGATTTTGTCCTGTCCTCTGGGCAACGTAGCACCTACTATATCAACGGAAAACAGGTGACACTCCGGGCGGAAGGTGCTTTACTGGTGGGGCGCTTGTTGTGGGAATGTCTCCCCCAAGGAACCCAAGGGGTGGCGGGATTGACTTTGGGGGCGGATCCCATTGTGACGGCTGTTAGTGTGGTGTCTGCCTTGGAAAATCAACCCATTCCGGCCTTGATTGTGCGCAAGGAGGCCAAAGGACACGGCACGAAGGCCTATATTGAGGGGCCGAGTTTAGAGGCCGGGGCTTCGGTGGTGGTGTTGGAAGATGTGGTGACAACGGGGAAGTCGGCGATGTTGGCGGTGGAACGCTTACGGGATGCGGGCTATCGGGTGAATCAAGTGATGGCTTTGGTGGATCGGGAACAGGGCGGACGGGAGTTTTATGAGTCTGTTGGTCTGACGTTTGAGGTGCTGTTCCGGATTGAGGATTTACAACGGAGAACGCAGGAGTTAAGGGGTTAA
- the hetR gene encoding heterocyst differentiation master regulator HetR has product MKSDLDLIKTLSPSAMDQIMFYLAFSAMRTSGHRHGAFLDAAATAAKCAIYTTYIEQGENVRMTGHLHHIEPKRVRVIVNEVRQALTEGKLLKMLGSQEPRYLIQFPYVWLEKYPWQPGRSRIMLGSLEPEHRDYLEEKLPPNIPDAQLINSFQFFELIDYLHLRSQEDLPEDRKMPMSEALAEHIKRRLIYAGTVMRIDNPWGLPYYALTRPTYSPAEDEERTYVMVEDTARFFRMMRDWAERKPQVMRVLEELDIYPEDLEAAQAELDQVIRAWADKYHKKGGKPMILQMIFGDKED; this is encoded by the coding sequence ATGAAGAGTGATCTTGATCTGATCAAAACCCTCAGCCCCAGTGCGATGGATCAGATCATGTTTTATCTAGCTTTTAGTGCGATGCGCACCAGTGGACACCGCCACGGGGCTTTTTTGGATGCGGCGGCAACGGCGGCAAAGTGTGCCATCTATACCACCTATATTGAACAAGGGGAAAATGTCCGCATGACGGGGCATTTACACCATATTGAACCCAAACGGGTGCGAGTGATTGTTAACGAGGTGCGCCAGGCGTTAACTGAGGGAAAATTGCTCAAAATGTTGGGGTCCCAAGAACCTCGCTACTTGATTCAGTTTCCCTATGTGTGGCTGGAAAAGTATCCTTGGCAACCGGGGCGATCGCGGATTATGTTAGGATCCCTTGAACCGGAACACCGGGACTATCTAGAAGAAAAACTGCCCCCCAATATTCCCGATGCTCAGTTAATCAACTCCTTCCAGTTTTTTGAGTTAATTGATTATCTGCATTTGCGATCGCAAGAAGACCTCCCCGAAGACCGCAAAATGCCCATGAGTGAAGCCCTCGCCGAACATATCAAGCGCCGTTTAATCTATGCCGGAACCGTCATGCGCATTGATAATCCTTGGGGCCTACCTTACTACGCCCTCACTCGTCCCACCTACTCCCCCGCCGAAGACGAAGAGCGCACCTACGTTATGGTGGAAGATACCGCCCGTTTCTTCCGCATGATGCGAGATTGGGCTGAACGCAAACCCCAAGTCATGCGGGTTTTGGAAGAGTTGGACATTTACCCCGAAGACTTAGAAGCCGCCCAAGCTGAGTTAGATCAAGTGATCCGGGCTTGGGCGGACAAGTACCATAAAAAGGGTGGGAAACCCATGATTCTCCAGATGATTTTCGGCGACAAGGAAGACTAG
- a CDS encoding L,D-transpeptidase — MLTWVKNTHLTRSLLFGSAIAMISLLGHQTQMSASRSPGTYSSALGSVAALDLPELGNPDRYLPNELEVHLVLRLRERRVYVYQGDERKASYPVAIGTSRTPTPTGTFEVFQMVENPIWQNPWTGQVTAPGPNSALGVRWIGFANMSNGIIGFHGTPTVNSIGHAASNGCVRMFNHDVVALFEQVKMGTKVIVEP; from the coding sequence ATGTTAACTTGGGTGAAAAATACTCATCTTACTCGGAGTCTCCTGTTCGGGTCTGCGATCGCCATGATCAGCTTATTGGGGCATCAAACCCAGATGAGCGCCTCTCGTTCCCCCGGAACTTACTCCTCCGCCCTTGGTTCTGTAGCCGCCTTAGACTTGCCGGAATTAGGTAATCCTGACCGTTATCTCCCCAATGAACTGGAAGTTCACCTCGTCCTACGCTTACGGGAACGTCGGGTGTATGTGTATCAAGGGGACGAACGGAAAGCCAGCTATCCCGTCGCCATCGGCACATCTCGCACTCCCACCCCTACCGGGACCTTTGAAGTGTTCCAAATGGTTGAAAATCCCATCTGGCAAAATCCTTGGACAGGTCAAGTGACCGCACCGGGTCCCAATAGTGCTTTAGGTGTGCGTTGGATTGGCTTTGCTAATATGTCCAATGGGATTATTGGGTTTCATGGTACCCCCACAGTCAATTCTATTGGTCACGCGGCATCTAATGGCTGTGTGCGGATGTTTAATCATGATGTGGTTGCCCTGTTTGAACAAGTTAAAATGGGAACCAAAGTGATTGTTGAGCCGTAA
- a CDS encoding L,D-transpeptidase yields MWTVFELKTYQLAPVQAFPSRFRGYCLTGAILCILWGQGSIAAASTPSAVGLLSEMIPFEVPTLGESSRFLPDEIPGRLVLRLRDRRVYYYVGDELVVSYPVAIGRQGWETPKGQFEVQQKVVNPVWEHPFTRERVPPGPDNPLGSHWIGFWTDGNNAIGFHGTPQEELIGQAVSHGCVRMRNADIAALFEKVKVGTVVIVE; encoded by the coding sequence ATGTGGACTGTGTTTGAGCTTAAGACTTATCAACTCGCTCCAGTTCAGGCTTTCCCCTCTCGATTCCGGGGGTATTGTCTGACTGGGGCGATTCTCTGTATTTTATGGGGACAGGGCAGCATAGCGGCCGCCTCCACCCCCTCGGCCGTGGGTCTATTGTCGGAGATGATCCCCTTTGAGGTTCCCACTTTGGGGGAATCTTCCCGTTTCCTACCCGATGAGATTCCGGGGCGTTTGGTCTTAAGATTGCGCGATCGCCGGGTGTATTACTATGTGGGGGATGAATTAGTCGTGAGTTACCCGGTGGCCATTGGTCGTCAAGGGTGGGAAACGCCCAAGGGACAGTTTGAAGTCCAGCAAAAAGTCGTTAATCCCGTCTGGGAACACCCCTTTACCCGTGAACGAGTTCCCCCCGGCCCCGATAATCCTCTAGGGAGTCACTGGATTGGTTTCTGGACTGATGGAAACAACGCCATTGGGTTTCATGGCACCCCCCAAGAGGAGTTAATCGGTCAAGCGGTTTCTCATGGTTGTGTACGCATGAGAAATGCGGATATTGCCGCTTTATTTGAAAAGGTTAAAGTGGGAACTGTCGTCATTGTTGAGTAA
- the cobS gene encoding adenosylcobinamide-GDP ribazoletransferase yields MKQLQVHQWIKWLKKCSLSCLGSFLGGVVFYTSLPLPSSWSLHFERIARWAPVIGCALGAGLTLINFGLGVLGVPDLTRSVVLVVLWLQLTNGLHLDGAMDTADGLAVLTPNRRLEVMQDSHTGAFGVMVGVIILLLKTVALYDLSRGDLPLLWGLMGAAGWGRWGQVCAIAFYPYLKPTGKGAFHKQYFRSPQDLLIGFLVLVGLGLLQIYLNREKWLGVLICTIAGMGLALFTGWWFNRKLGGHTGDTYGAVVEWTEAGFLVLLTGMGLTE; encoded by the coding sequence ATGAAGCAGTTGCAAGTACATCAATGGATAAAGTGGCTCAAAAAATGCAGCTTATCCTGTCTAGGGTCGTTTTTGGGGGGTGTGGTTTTTTATACTAGCTTGCCTTTACCTTCCTCGTGGTCTTTGCATTTTGAACGGATTGCGCGTTGGGCTCCGGTCATTGGCTGTGCTTTGGGGGCAGGATTAACCCTGATTAACTTCGGGTTAGGGGTGTTAGGAGTTCCTGACTTAACGCGCAGTGTGGTGTTAGTGGTGTTATGGCTCCAGTTGACCAATGGGCTGCATTTAGATGGGGCAATGGATACGGCCGATGGATTGGCTGTTTTGACCCCGAATCGTCGCTTAGAGGTGATGCAGGATAGCCATACGGGGGCGTTTGGGGTGATGGTGGGGGTGATTATTTTGTTGTTAAAAACGGTCGCTTTATATGATTTAAGTCGGGGGGATTTACCGCTCCTCTGGGGACTTATGGGGGCGGCGGGTTGGGGCCGTTGGGGCCAGGTTTGTGCGATCGCCTTTTATCCCTATCTCAAACCCACAGGCAAGGGCGCGTTTCATAAGCAATACTTTCGTTCTCCTCAAGACCTCCTGATTGGGTTCTTGGTTTTAGTGGGTTTAGGGCTATTGCAAATATATCTGAACAGAGAAAAATGGTTAGGGGTGCTGATCTGTACTATTGCAGGGATGGGACTGGCTTTGTTCACCGGATGGTGGTTCAACCGTAAATTAGGGGGGCATACGGGGGACACCTACGGGGCTGTGGTGGAGTGGACTGAGGCTGGGTTTTTGGTATTACTCACAGGTATGGGGCTTACTGAATAG
- the tgt gene encoding tRNA guanosine(34) transglycosylase Tgt encodes MGFSFQLQATCPKTQARAGVFHTPHGVVETPRFMPVGTAATIKGLMPAQVAQTGAQMILANTYHLHIQPGEKVVEMAGGLHQFMAWQAPILTDSGGFQVFSLSELRKISEQGVTFRSPRDGRLIELTPERSIAIQNALGADVIMAFDECPPYPAGRGEVIAATERTARWLERCIQAHQRPQDQALFGIVQGGVFPDLRLEAAKTLIQFDLPGYAIGGVSVGEPPELIHDIVRATAPILPPDKPRYLMGVGTYREMAIAVAAGVDLFDCVIPTRLGRHGTAYVQGERWNLKNAQYREDFRPLDETCPCYCCRNFSRAYLNHLIKAREMLGFILLSLHNVTELVRFTQRMRESLLQGSFSSDFAQWLEKEET; translated from the coding sequence GTGGGATTTTCGTTTCAGCTTCAAGCAACCTGTCCAAAAACTCAAGCCAGGGCTGGCGTATTTCATACGCCTCATGGGGTGGTTGAAACCCCCCGTTTTATGCCAGTAGGGACGGCCGCCACCATTAAAGGCTTAATGCCCGCGCAGGTGGCCCAAACGGGGGCGCAAATGATTCTTGCCAATACTTACCATCTACATATTCAACCCGGGGAAAAAGTAGTTGAGATGGCGGGTGGGTTGCATCAGTTTATGGCTTGGCAAGCCCCCATTCTCACCGACTCCGGAGGCTTTCAAGTGTTTAGCCTCAGTGAACTCCGTAAAATTTCGGAGCAAGGAGTAACATTTCGCTCACCCCGAGATGGGCGACTGATTGAACTAACCCCTGAGCGTTCCATTGCCATTCAAAACGCTTTAGGGGCCGATGTGATTATGGCTTTTGATGAATGTCCCCCCTATCCCGCAGGGCGGGGGGAAGTCATCGCCGCCACCGAACGAACTGCACGCTGGTTAGAACGCTGTATTCAAGCCCATCAACGCCCCCAAGACCAAGCCTTATTCGGGATTGTCCAGGGGGGAGTGTTCCCCGATTTACGCCTAGAGGCCGCTAAAACCCTGATTCAATTTGACCTTCCGGGTTATGCCATTGGGGGGGTGAGTGTGGGAGAACCTCCCGAATTAATCCATGATATTGTGCGGGCTACCGCGCCAATCTTACCGCCGGATAAGCCGCGTTACCTGATGGGCGTGGGAACCTATCGAGAAATGGCGATCGCCGTTGCTGCCGGGGTGGATCTCTTTGACTGTGTAATCCCCACCCGTTTAGGGCGACACGGCACCGCCTACGTGCAAGGAGAACGGTGGAATCTGAAAAACGCCCAATACCGCGAAGATTTCCGCCCCTTGGATGAAACTTGTCCCTGTTACTGTTGCCGGAACTTCAGCCGTGCCTATTTGAATCATTTAATCAAAGCCCGGGAGATGTTAGGGTTTATTCTCCTCTCTCTACACAACGTCACCGAGTTAGTTCGCTTCACCCAACGGATGCGCGAATCTCTATTACAAGGCAGTTTTAGCAGCGATTTTGCCCAGTGGTTAGAGAAAGAGGAAACCTAG
- a CDS encoding Uma2 family endonuclease, with protein MIAELKFPQKMTPEEYLEWEDKQELRHEYIDGEILAMTGGSIPHTKIYLNFYRALYPHLRQRGCEAYVSDVKVKASEKSRYFYPDLVITCDAEDLRSQQFVKNPTVIVEVLSPGTSAYDRGDKFKYYRQMASLQEYVLVDSESISVEVYKRGEGKMWGYYAYGEGEAIALHSIGFECAIELLYEGVTFGNESPD; from the coding sequence ATGATTGCTGAACTGAAATTTCCTCAAAAAATGACCCCAGAAGAATACTTAGAATGGGAGGACAAGCAAGAACTTCGTCATGAATACATTGACGGCGAAATTTTAGCAATGACAGGGGGAAGTATTCCACATACTAAGATTTATCTCAACTTCTACAGAGCTTTGTACCCTCATTTGCGTCAAAGAGGGTGTGAGGCTTATGTGTCGGACGTGAAAGTTAAGGCCAGTGAAAAGAGTCGTTATTTTTATCCTGATTTAGTCATTACTTGTGATGCTGAGGATTTACGATCTCAACAATTTGTAAAAAATCCAACGGTGATTGTTGAGGTGCTTTCTCCGGGAACATCTGCTTATGATCGCGGTGATAAATTCAAATATTATCGTCAGATGGCTAGTTTGCAGGAGTATGTTCTAGTGGATTCAGAATCAATTTCTGTGGAGGTGTATAAGCGGGGGGAGGGGAAAATGTGGGGGTATTATGCCTATGGGGAGGGAGAGGCGATCGCACTCCACAGCATTGGATTTGAATGTGCCATTGAACTTTTGTATGAAGGGGTTACATTTGGCAATGAATCCCCGGACTAA
- a CDS encoding Uma2 family endonuclease: MIAEPKFPQKMTTEEYLAWEDKQELRYEYIDGEIFAMTGGSIPHNDIALNFYTELRPHLRQRGCRVNVSDVKVKASEKSRYFYPDLVITCDAEDLRSQQFVKNPTVIVEVLSPGTSAYDRGDKFKYYRQMASLQEYVLVDSESMSVEVYKRGEGKMWGYYAYGEGEAIALHSIEFECAIELLYEGVTFDTESSDSVE; encoded by the coding sequence ATGATTGCTGAACCGAAATTTCCTCAAAAAATGACCACAGAAGAATATTTAGCATGGGAAGATAAGCAAGAACTTCGCTATGAATACATTGACGGCGAAATTTTTGCAATGACAGGGGGAAGTATTCCTCATAATGATATTGCGCTAAACTTTTATACAGAGCTAAGACCTCATTTGCGTCAAAGAGGGTGTCGAGTTAATGTTTCGGACGTGAAAGTTAAGGCCAGTGAAAAGAGTCGTTATTTTTATCCTGATTTAGTCATTACTTGTGATGCTGAGGATTTACGATCTCAACAATTTGTAAAAAATCCAACGGTGATTGTTGAGGTGCTTTCTCCGGGAACATCTGCTTATGATCGCGGTGATAAATTCAAATATTATCGTCAGATGGCTAGTTTGCAGGAGTATGTTCTAGTGGATTCAGAATCAATGTCTGTTGAGGTGTATAAGCGGGGGGAGGGGAAAATGTGGGGGTATTATGCCTATGGGGAGGGAGAGGCGATCGCACTCCACAGCATTGAGTTTGAATGTGCCATTGAACTTTTGTATGAAGGGGTTACATTTGACACTGAATCTTCAGATTCAGTAGAGTGA